The proteins below are encoded in one region of Pseudomonas sp. SCB32:
- a CDS encoding succinate dehydrogenase iron-sulfur subunit gives MLQVSVYRYNPEKDAAPYMQDFQVDTDGKDIMVLDVLALIKEQDEGFSYRRSCREGVCGSDGMNMNGKNGLACITPLSAVGLKGGKLVLRPLPGLPVIRDLVVDMSIFYKQYEKVKPFLQNDTPAPAIERLQTPEEREKLDGLYECILCACCSTSCPSFWWNPDKFLGPAALLQAYRFLADSRDTKTEERLASLDDPFSVFRCRGIMNCVNVCPKGLNPTKAIGHVRNMLLQSGT, from the coding sequence ATGTTGCAAGTGAGTGTTTACCGCTACAACCCTGAGAAGGACGCTGCACCTTATATGCAGGACTTCCAGGTCGATACCGACGGCAAGGACATCATGGTCCTGGACGTGCTGGCGCTGATCAAGGAACAGGACGAGGGCTTCTCCTACCGTCGCTCCTGCCGTGAAGGCGTCTGTGGTTCCGACGGCATGAACATGAATGGCAAGAACGGCCTGGCCTGCATCACTCCGCTGTCGGCCGTGGGCCTGAAGGGCGGCAAGCTGGTGCTGCGTCCGCTGCCGGGCCTGCCGGTGATCCGTGACCTCGTCGTCGATATGAGCATCTTCTACAAGCAATACGAGAAGGTGAAGCCGTTCCTGCAGAACGATACTCCGGCCCCGGCCATCGAGCGTCTGCAGACCCCGGAAGAGCGCGAGAAGCTGGACGGTCTGTACGAGTGCATCCTGTGCGCCTGCTGCTCGACCTCCTGCCCGTCCTTCTGGTGGAACCCCGACAAGTTCCTCGGTCCCGCTGCGCTGCTGCAGGCCTACCGTTTCCTGGCCGACAGCCGCGACACCAAGACCGAAGAGCGTCTGGCTTCGCTGGATGACCCGTTCAGCGTATTCCGCTGCCGCGGGATCATGAACTGCGTGAACGTCTGCCCGAAGGGTCTGAACCCGACCAAGGCAATCGGCCACGTACGTAACATGCTGCTGCAAAGCGGCACCTGA
- a CDS encoding pyrimidine/purine nucleoside phosphorylase: protein MFKVNEYFDGTVKSIAFDMTAGPATIGVMAPGEYEFGTSQLEVMHVVAGALTVKLPGSDSWETFEGGSKFTVPANSKFQLKVAQDTAYLCEYR, encoded by the coding sequence ATGTTCAAGGTCAACGAGTACTTCGACGGCACCGTCAAATCCATCGCCTTCGACATGACCGCAGGCCCGGCCACCATCGGCGTGATGGCCCCCGGCGAATACGAATTCGGCACCAGCCAGCTGGAAGTGATGCACGTCGTCGCCGGCGCGCTGACCGTCAAACTGCCGGGCAGCGACAGCTGGGAAACCTTCGAAGGCGGCAGCAAGTTCACCGTGCCGGCCAACAGCAAGTTCCAGCTGAAAGTCGCCCAGGACACCGCCTACCTCTGCGAATACCGCTGA
- the gltA gene encoding citrate synthase, which yields MADKKAQLIIEGAAPVELPVLSGTLGPDVVDVRGLTSTGHFTFDPGFMSTASCESKITYIDGDKGILLHRGYPIEQLAEKSDYLETCYLLLKGELPTAEQKEQFVSTIKNHTMVHEQLKTFFNGFRRDAHPMAVMCGVIGALSAFYHDSLDINNPKHREVSAHRLIAKMPTIAAMVYKYSKGEPMMYPRNDLNYAENFLHMMFNTPCETKPISPVLAKAMDRIFILHADHEQNASTSTVRLAGSSGANPFACIASGIAALWGPAHGGANEAVLRMLDEIGDVSNIEKFVAKAKDKNDPFKLMGFGHRVYKNFDPRAKVMKQTCDEVLQELGINDPQLELAMKLEEIARHDPYFVERNLYPNVDFYSGIILKAIGIPTSMFTVIFALARTVGWISHWQEMLSGPYKIGRPRQLYTGSAQRDFVDLKAR from the coding sequence ATGGCTGACAAAAAAGCGCAGTTGATCATCGAGGGCGCTGCCCCCGTCGAACTGCCTGTCCTCTCCGGCACGCTGGGTCCCGACGTTGTCGATGTTCGCGGCCTGACCTCCACCGGCCACTTCACTTTCGACCCCGGTTTCATGTCCACCGCCTCCTGCGAGTCGAAGATCACCTATATCGATGGTGACAAGGGCATCCTGCTGCACCGCGGCTACCCGATCGAACAGCTCGCCGAGAAGTCCGACTACCTGGAAACCTGCTACCTGCTGCTCAAGGGCGAACTGCCCACCGCCGAGCAGAAGGAACAGTTCGTCAGCACCATCAAGAACCACACCATGGTTCATGAGCAGCTGAAGACCTTCTTCAACGGCTTCCGCCGTGATGCGCACCCGATGGCCGTAATGTGCGGCGTGATCGGTGCCCTCTCCGCCTTCTATCACGACTCCCTGGACATCAATAATCCGAAGCACCGGGAAGTCTCGGCGCATCGTCTGATCGCCAAGATGCCGACCATTGCCGCCATGGTGTACAAGTACTCCAAGGGCGAGCCGATGATGTATCCGCGCAACGATCTGAACTATGCAGAGAACTTCCTGCATATGATGTTCAACACTCCTTGCGAGACCAAGCCGATCAGCCCTGTGCTGGCCAAGGCCATGGACCGCATCTTCATCCTGCACGCCGACCACGAGCAGAACGCTTCCACCTCCACCGTGCGCCTGGCGGGCTCCTCGGGTGCCAACCCGTTCGCCTGCATCGCCTCCGGCATCGCCGCCCTGTGGGGCCCGGCCCACGGTGGCGCGAACGAAGCCGTACTGCGCATGCTGGACGAGATCGGTGACGTTTCGAACATCGAGAAGTTCGTGGCCAAGGCCAAGGACAAGAATGATCCGTTCAAGCTGATGGGCTTCGGCCACCGCGTGTACAAGAACTTCGACCCGCGCGCCAAGGTCATGAAGCAGACCTGCGACGAAGTTCTCCAGGAGCTGGGTATCAACGACCCGCAACTGGAACTGGCCATGAAGCTGGAAGAGATCGCCCGCCACGACCCCTACTTCGTGGAGCGCAACCTCTACCCGAACGTGGACTTCTACTCCGGCATCATCCTGAAGGCCATCGGCATTCCGACCAGCATGTTCACCGTGATCTTCGCCCTGGCACGTACCGTGGGCTGGATCTCGCACTGGCAGGAAATGCTCTCCGGTCCGTACAAGATCGGCCGTCCGCGCCAGCTGTACACCGGCAGCGCGCAGCGCGACTTCGTGGACCTCAAGGCCCGCTAA
- the cax gene encoding calcium/proton exchanger, whose product MLNWLLLFVPLSIALEYLAPAHYLLVFISAALAILPLAGWLGRATEQLASHLGESVGGLLNATFGNATELIIGVAALQAGLYDVVKASIAGSIIGNILLVMGCSMLMGGLKHPEQHFNAVGARSQSTLLTLAAIALVLPAAYKVSTAAKVESGAHYLSLSISVVLLVTYTLFLFYSLVTHKQEFSSEEPDGHDEEVAYWSVGKALLVLGLSTVLVAWVSEILIGAIEPSTHALGLNNIFVGVFVVAILGNAAEHASAISAAMKNRMDLSLSIAIGSSVQVALFVAPTLLLTSLLVGPAAMDLAFPPGLVLSVLLAVLITSEIADDGRSDWFKGVQLLAVYLALGLTFLFFAGAPGG is encoded by the coding sequence ATGCTGAACTGGCTGCTACTTTTCGTTCCCCTGTCGATTGCCCTGGAATACTTGGCGCCAGCGCATTACCTGCTGGTTTTCATCAGCGCCGCGCTGGCCATACTGCCGCTGGCCGGCTGGCTGGGGCGCGCCACCGAGCAGTTGGCCTCGCACCTGGGCGAGAGCGTCGGCGGCCTGCTGAATGCGACCTTCGGCAACGCCACCGAGCTGATCATTGGCGTCGCCGCCCTGCAGGCCGGGCTATACGACGTGGTCAAGGCGTCCATCGCCGGTTCCATCATCGGCAACATCCTGCTGGTGATGGGCTGCTCGATGCTGATGGGCGGCCTTAAACATCCGGAACAGCACTTCAACGCGGTGGGCGCGCGTTCACAGTCCACCCTGCTCACCCTGGCCGCCATCGCCCTAGTGCTGCCGGCTGCTTACAAGGTGTCCACGGCTGCCAAGGTGGAATCAGGCGCGCACTACTTGAGCCTGTCCATCTCCGTGGTACTGCTAGTGACCTATACCCTATTTCTGTTCTATTCGCTGGTCACTCATAAGCAGGAGTTCAGCAGCGAAGAGCCTGACGGCCACGATGAAGAGGTTGCGTACTGGTCGGTGGGAAAAGCGCTGCTGGTGCTCGGCCTGTCCACAGTGCTGGTGGCTTGGGTAAGCGAGATCCTCATCGGCGCCATCGAACCGAGCACTCATGCGCTGGGCCTGAACAATATTTTTGTCGGAGTGTTCGTGGTCGCCATCCTCGGCAATGCCGCCGAGCACGCCAGCGCCATTTCCGCGGCAATGAAGAATCGCATGGACCTGTCGCTATCCATCGCCATCGGCTCCAGCGTGCAGGTGGCCCTGTTCGTCGCCCCGACGCTGTTGCTGACGAGCCTGCTCGTCGGTCCCGCCGCTATGGACCTGGCCTTCCCTCCCGGCCTGGTGCTGTCTGTGCTATTGGCGGTGCTGATAACCAGCGAAATCGCCGACGATGGTCGGTCCGACTGGTTCAAGGGTGTACAGCTGCTGGCGGTCTACCTGGCCCTTGGGCTGACGTTCCTGTTCTTCGCTGGCGCGCCGGGCGGATGA
- a CDS encoding YkgJ family cysteine cluster protein, with protein sequence MQCRIGCGACCMAPSISSPIPGMPDGKPAGVRCVQLDERNLCKLFGDARRPAVCAAFDADPEACGQSNEQALQILTEWERITAA encoded by the coding sequence ATGCAGTGCCGTATTGGCTGTGGCGCCTGTTGCATGGCGCCGTCGATTTCCTCACCCATTCCCGGCATGCCCGATGGCAAGCCAGCGGGCGTACGTTGCGTGCAACTGGATGAGCGCAACCTCTGCAAGCTGTTCGGCGATGCGCGGCGGCCGGCCGTCTGCGCCGCGTTCGACGCCGATCCGGAGGCCTGCGGCCAGAGCAATGAACAGGCGCTGCAGATCCTCACCGAATGGGAGCGGATCACCGCGGCCTGA
- a CDS encoding exonuclease domain-containing protein translates to MPHWLVIDLEATTEEGGWPVEEMEIIEIGASLVADADGRELDHFQRFVRPQRRPLLTSFCRELTHISQANVDAALPLREVWPQFERWLAQHSPRLAGWTSWGDYDRHQLEIEWRRQRLESHLTRVPHINLKQRFAEARQLKRQVGLNAALHLAGLHFQGQQHRALEDARNTARLLPLALPVIS, encoded by the coding sequence ATGCCCCACTGGCTGGTGATCGACCTGGAAGCCACCACCGAGGAAGGCGGCTGGCCGGTCGAGGAAATGGAAATCATCGAAATCGGCGCATCCCTCGTCGCCGACGCGGACGGCCGCGAGCTGGATCACTTCCAGCGATTCGTACGGCCGCAGCGCCGGCCATTGCTGACCAGTTTCTGCCGCGAACTCACCCACATCAGCCAGGCCAACGTCGACGCAGCGCTCCCCTTGCGCGAGGTCTGGCCGCAGTTCGAGCGCTGGCTCGCGCAGCACAGCCCGCGTCTGGCCGGCTGGACCAGCTGGGGCGACTATGACCGCCACCAGCTGGAGATCGAATGGCGCCGCCAGCGCCTGGAAAGCCACCTCACCCGCGTGCCCCACATCAACCTCAAGCAGCGCTTCGCCGAAGCCCGCCAGCTGAAACGTCAGGTTGGCCTGAATGCCGCGCTGCACCTGGCCGGCCTGCATTTCCAGGGGCAACAGCACCGCGCCCTGGAAGATGCGCGCAACACCGCCCGCCTGCTGCCGCTGGCCCTGCCGGTCATCAGCTGA
- a CDS encoding NAD(P)-dependent oxidoreductase, with amino-acid sequence MAKVAFIGLGVMGYPMAGHLQREGHEVCVYNRTASRAARWVEQFGGSSATTPREAAQWAEFVMCCVGNDGDLRSVTLGENGALAGMQPGAVLVDHTTASAQVARELAVLAAERELGFLDAPVSGGQAGAENGSLTVMVGGDPLIFGRAESVIATYARMVRLMGPAGSGQLTKMVNQICVGGLLQGLSEALHFAQSAGLDGMAAMEVISKGAAQSWQLENRHQSMLEGRFDFGFAVDWMRKDLGIVLDEARRNGAQLPVTALVDQFYAEVQAAGGGRWDTSSLITRLKDGSQS; translated from the coding sequence ATGGCTAAAGTCGCTTTCATCGGCCTGGGCGTGATGGGATACCCCATGGCCGGTCACCTGCAGCGCGAGGGGCATGAGGTCTGCGTGTACAACCGCACGGCGTCACGGGCTGCGCGCTGGGTCGAGCAGTTCGGCGGCAGCTCGGCGACGACGCCGCGCGAGGCGGCGCAATGGGCGGAGTTCGTGATGTGCTGCGTGGGCAACGACGGCGATCTGCGCAGCGTGACGCTGGGCGAGAATGGTGCGCTGGCGGGCATGCAGCCGGGGGCGGTGCTGGTCGATCACACCACGGCGTCGGCGCAGGTCGCCCGCGAGCTGGCCGTGCTGGCGGCGGAGCGCGAGCTGGGCTTCCTCGATGCGCCGGTGTCCGGCGGCCAGGCCGGCGCGGAAAATGGATCGCTGACGGTAATGGTCGGCGGCGATCCGTTGATCTTCGGGCGCGCCGAATCGGTGATCGCCACCTACGCGCGGATGGTGCGGCTGATGGGGCCGGCGGGCAGCGGCCAGCTGACCAAGATGGTCAACCAGATCTGTGTCGGCGGCCTGCTGCAGGGGTTGTCCGAGGCGCTGCATTTTGCCCAGAGCGCCGGCCTCGATGGCATGGCCGCCATGGAGGTGATCAGCAAGGGCGCGGCGCAGTCCTGGCAATTGGAGAACCGTCACCAGAGCATGCTGGAAGGCCGCTTCGACTTCGGCTTCGCGGTGGACTGGATGCGCAAGGACCTGGGCATCGTGCTCGACGAGGCGCGCCGCAACGGCGCCCAGTTGCCGGTGACTGCCCTGGTGGATCAATTCTACGCCGAGGTACAGGCCGCCGGTGGCGGGCGCTGGGATACCTCCAGCCTGATCACCCGCCTCAAGGACGGCTCGCAGTCCTGA
- a CDS encoding START domain-containing protein, with the protein MRGVLRMTLVATAVMGLTGTAMAEDWQLAKDEDGVKVYLSSVPGSKYKAYRGIVDIKADVATINALQEDVKGSCKWIHACGEMRLLKSEGTDSWTYSKIDMPWPVTGRDVVIHVTTEKTADGGLIRHLKAEPTYMPEEKGEIRVPKLVGEWKLVPKAGGMTEVTYQVQTEPGGSIPSWLANSFVVDAPMNTLKGLRSAAEKK; encoded by the coding sequence ATGCGTGGTGTATTGCGTATGACCCTGGTGGCCACTGCCGTGATGGGGCTGACCGGAACCGCGATGGCGGAAGACTGGCAGCTGGCCAAGGACGAGGATGGCGTCAAGGTCTACCTGAGCAGCGTGCCGGGCTCCAAATACAAGGCTTACCGCGGCATCGTCGACATCAAGGCCGATGTGGCGACCATCAACGCGCTGCAGGAAGACGTCAAGGGCTCCTGCAAGTGGATCCACGCCTGCGGTGAGATGCGTCTGCTGAAGAGCGAAGGCACCGACTCCTGGACCTACTCGAAGATCGACATGCCCTGGCCGGTCACCGGCCGTGACGTGGTGATCCACGTGACCACCGAGAAGACCGCCGACGGCGGCCTGATCCGCCACCTGAAGGCCGAGCCGACCTATATGCCGGAAGAGAAGGGCGAGATCCGCGTACCGAAGCTGGTGGGCGAGTGGAAGCTGGTGCCCAAGGCCGGTGGCATGACCGAGGTGACCTACCAGGTGCAGACCGAGCCGGGCGGCAGCATTCCGTCCTGGCTGGCCAACAGCTTCGTGGTCGATGCGCCGATGAACACCCTGAAGGGCCTGCGCAGCGCTGCCGAGAAGAAGTAA
- the tcuA gene encoding FAD-dependent tricarballylate dehydrogenase TcuA, with product MNEHEFDVIVLGSGNAGLCAALSAREQGARVALLERAPERFRGGNSAHTGGAFRVAYEGVDDLRQLMPDLLDSEVENSDFGHYGQDEFYAELATLSQYRADPEVLDSVVSESLPTLRWMIGKGVRFMPIYGRQAFKLDGKYRFWGGLTIEVSGGGLGLVEALLQRAERDGVEIFYECRAQTLRRDGQRWRIGCADGREFRAGAVVLATGGFHANLAWRAQYLGPGWDLAKVRGTRYNTGDGIRMALDAGAVAHGNWSGCHAVFYDVNAPELGDLDRLNQQKNYFHLGVVVNADGKRFVDEGLDFRNYTYSSMGAKVLQQPGGVAWQLFDQHSLELLPDEYRVRQATRIQADTLEELAGKLEGINRVALLDTLHEFNAAVRCEVPFNPSIRDGRSTQGLSLPKSNWANPLERPPFVAFAVTCGITFTFGGLKVNARAEVLDEADRPIPGLYAAGELVGNLYYVKYAGGAGLTSGAVLGRIAGLASTGN from the coding sequence ATGAATGAGCATGAATTTGACGTGATCGTCCTGGGCAGTGGCAATGCCGGGCTCTGCGCGGCGCTTTCGGCCCGCGAGCAGGGCGCTCGGGTGGCCCTGCTCGAACGCGCGCCGGAGCGTTTTCGCGGTGGCAATTCGGCGCACACCGGCGGCGCCTTCAGGGTTGCCTACGAGGGCGTCGACGACCTTCGCCAACTGATGCCCGACCTGCTCGATAGCGAGGTGGAGAACAGCGACTTCGGCCACTACGGTCAGGACGAGTTCTACGCCGAGCTGGCCACGCTCAGCCAGTACCGCGCCGATCCCGAAGTGCTCGACAGTGTGGTCTCTGAAAGCCTGCCGACGCTGCGCTGGATGATCGGCAAGGGCGTGCGCTTCATGCCGATCTATGGCCGCCAGGCCTTCAAGCTGGACGGCAAGTACCGTTTCTGGGGCGGCCTGACCATCGAGGTCTCCGGCGGTGGCCTGGGACTTGTCGAGGCGCTGCTCCAGCGTGCTGAGCGAGATGGAGTGGAGATATTCTACGAGTGCCGTGCACAGACCCTGCGCCGTGATGGCCAGCGCTGGCGCATCGGTTGCGCCGACGGAAGAGAGTTTCGCGCTGGGGCCGTGGTGCTGGCCACTGGTGGCTTCCATGCCAATCTGGCCTGGCGCGCGCAGTATCTGGGGCCCGGCTGGGACCTGGCCAAGGTTCGCGGCACTCGCTACAACACCGGCGACGGCATTCGCATGGCGCTCGATGCCGGGGCGGTTGCCCACGGCAACTGGTCCGGCTGCCACGCGGTGTTCTACGACGTTAACGCCCCGGAGCTTGGCGATCTCGATCGGCTCAACCAGCAGAAGAACTATTTCCATCTCGGCGTAGTGGTTAACGCCGACGGCAAACGCTTCGTCGACGAGGGCCTGGATTTTCGCAACTACACCTATTCGAGCATGGGCGCGAAGGTTCTCCAGCAACCCGGCGGCGTGGCCTGGCAGCTGTTCGACCAGCACAGCCTCGAGCTGCTGCCAGACGAATATCGCGTGCGCCAGGCCACGCGCATCCAGGCCGACACGCTCGAAGAGCTGGCCGGCAAGCTGGAGGGGATCAACCGCGTCGCGCTGCTCGATACCCTGCATGAGTTCAATGCGGCAGTTCGCTGCGAGGTACCCTTTAACCCGTCCATCCGCGATGGCCGCTCGACTCAGGGGCTGTCGCTGCCGAAGTCGAACTGGGCCAACCCGCTGGAGCGACCACCCTTCGTTGCCTTTGCCGTGACCTGCGGGATTACCTTCACCTTTGGTGGGCTCAAGGTGAATGCCCGCGCCGAAGTCCTCGACGAAGCCGACCGACCGATTCCCGGCCTGTATGCCGCGGGTGAGCTCGTCGGCAACCTCTACTACGTCAAATACGCAGGGGGCGCAGGACTGACCTCCGGGGCTGTGCTTGGACGCATCGCCGGACTGGCGTCAACAGGGAATTGA
- the sdhA gene encoding succinate dehydrogenase flavoprotein subunit, translating into MASNRTLSFDAIIVGGGGAGMRAALQLAQGGHKTAVVTKVFPTRSHTVSAQGGITCAIASSDPNDDWRWHMYDTVKGSDYIGDQDAIEYMCSVGPEAVFELEHMGLPFSRTEQGRIYQRPFGGQSKDFGKGGQAARTCAAADRTGHALLHTLYQANLKSGTSFLNEWYAVDLVKNQDGHVVGIIAICIETGETVYIRSKAVVLATGGAGRIYASTTNALINTGDGVGMALRAGVPVQDIEMWQFHPTGIAGAGVLVTEGCRGEGGYLINAHGERFMERYAPNAKDLAGRDVVARSMVKEVIAGNGVGPNKDHVLLKLDHLGEEVLHSRLPGICELSKTFAHVDPVVAPIPVIPTCHYMMGGVATNIHGQALTMDANGNDQIVEGLFAVGEVACVSVHGANRLGGNSLLDLVVFGRATGLHLEKALKEGIEHRGATESDLEASYKRLNGVNERTSGEEVAPLKRELQSCMQNYFGVFRTGEYMQKGIAQLAELRERIANVKINDKSQAFNTARIEALELQNLLEVAEATAIAAEHRKESRGAHAREDFEERDDENWLCHTLYFPGEKRVAKRAVNFAPKTVPAFEPKVRTY; encoded by the coding sequence ATGGCTAGCAACCGTACTCTTTCTTTCGACGCCATCATCGTTGGTGGCGGCGGCGCCGGCATGCGCGCTGCGCTGCAACTGGCCCAGGGCGGCCACAAGACTGCCGTGGTGACCAAGGTCTTCCCGACCCGTTCGCACACCGTATCCGCCCAAGGCGGCATCACCTGCGCCATCGCTTCGTCCGACCCGAACGACGATTGGCGCTGGCACATGTACGACACCGTCAAGGGCTCCGACTACATCGGTGACCAGGACGCGATCGAATACATGTGCTCCGTCGGCCCGGAAGCCGTGTTCGAGCTGGAACACATGGGGCTGCCGTTCTCCCGCACCGAGCAGGGCCGCATCTACCAGCGTCCGTTCGGTGGCCAGTCCAAGGACTTCGGCAAGGGCGGCCAGGCTGCCCGTACCTGCGCCGCGGCTGACCGTACCGGTCACGCGCTGCTGCACACCCTCTATCAGGCCAACCTGAAGAGCGGTACTTCCTTCCTTAATGAGTGGTACGCGGTCGATCTGGTGAAGAACCAGGACGGTCACGTAGTCGGTATCATCGCCATCTGCATCGAGACCGGCGAAACCGTCTACATCCGCTCCAAGGCCGTGGTACTGGCCACTGGCGGTGCCGGCCGTATCTACGCCTCCACCACCAACGCCCTGATCAACACCGGCGACGGCGTGGGCATGGCCCTGCGTGCTGGCGTACCGGTCCAGGACATCGAAATGTGGCAGTTCCACCCGACCGGCATCGCCGGCGCCGGTGTACTGGTCACCGAAGGCTGCCGTGGTGAAGGTGGTTACCTGATCAACGCCCATGGCGAGCGCTTCATGGAGCGTTACGCTCCGAACGCCAAAGACCTGGCCGGCCGCGACGTGGTTGCCCGTTCCATGGTTAAAGAAGTGATCGCCGGCAACGGCGTGGGCCCGAACAAGGACCACGTACTGCTGAAGCTCGACCACCTCGGCGAGGAAGTTCTGCACAGCCGCCTGCCCGGCATCTGCGAACTGTCCAAGACCTTCGCCCACGTCGACCCGGTTGTCGCTCCGATCCCGGTTATTCCGACCTGCCACTACATGATGGGCGGCGTTGCCACCAACATTCATGGCCAGGCCCTGACCATGGACGCCAACGGCAACGACCAGATCGTCGAAGGTCTGTTCGCGGTCGGTGAAGTGGCTTGCGTATCGGTACACGGCGCCAACCGCCTGGGCGGCAACTCGCTGCTCGACCTGGTGGTCTTCGGCCGCGCAACCGGTCTGCACTTGGAAAAGGCCCTGAAAGAGGGTATCGAGCACCGCGGCGCCACCGAGAGCGACCTGGAAGCTTCGTACAAGCGCCTGAACGGCGTGAACGAGCGCACCAGCGGCGAAGAAGTCGCCCCGCTCAAGCGCGAGCTGCAATCGTGCATGCAGAACTACTTCGGTGTATTCCGTACCGGCGAATACATGCAGAAGGGCATCGCTCAACTGGCTGAACTGCGCGAGCGTATCGCGAACGTCAAGATCAACGACAAGAGCCAGGCTTTCAACACCGCGCGTATCGAAGCGCTGGAACTGCAGAACCTCCTCGAAGTGGCCGAAGCCACTGCGATCGCCGCCGAGCATCGCAAAGAGTCCCGCGGCGCCCACGCCCGCGAAGACTTCGAGGAGCGCGATGACGAAAACTGGCTGTGCCACACCCTGTACTTCCCGGGTGAGAAGCGCGTTGCCAAGCGTGCCGTCAACTTCGCGCCGAAGACTGTTCCGGCATTCGAACCCAAGGTTCGTACTTACTAA
- the sdhC gene encoding succinate dehydrogenase, cytochrome b556 subunit — MKKAVNSKRPVNLDLRTIQLPVTAYTSILHRISGVILFVGIAVLLFALDKSLASEDSFEQVKACLASPLAKLVIWGLLSALLYHLVAGVRHLVMDAGVGETLEGGKRGSKIVIAIALVLIVLAGVWVW, encoded by the coding sequence GTGAAAAAAGCCGTGAATAGCAAACGACCTGTAAACCTAGACCTAAGGACCATCCAACTCCCTGTCACCGCTTACACGTCCATTCTCCACCGCATCTCTGGCGTCATCCTGTTCGTGGGCATTGCCGTGCTGCTGTTCGCACTCGACAAGTCCCTCGCATCGGAAGACAGCTTCGAGCAGGTGAAGGCGTGTCTGGCCAGCCCGTTGGCCAAACTGGTGATCTGGGGCCTGCTGTCTGCGCTGCTGTACCACCTGGTAGCCGGTGTTCGTCACCTCGTCATGGACGCAGGTGTCGGTGAAACGCTGGAAGGCGGTAAGCGTGGTTCGAAAATCGTCATCGCCATTGCTCTGGTGCTGATCGTTCTGGCGGGGGTCTGGGTATGGTAA
- the sdhD gene encoding succinate dehydrogenase, hydrophobic membrane anchor protein: protein MVTNVTNFSRSGLYDWMAQRVSAVVLAAYVLFLLGYLISHPGISYAEWHGLFSHSLMKIFSLLTLVALSVHAWVGMWTITTDYLTPMALGKAATIVRFLVQAVCGMAMFAFFVWGVQILWGN from the coding sequence ATGGTAACTAACGTCACTAACTTCTCGCGTTCCGGCCTCTATGACTGGATGGCTCAACGCGTTTCCGCGGTCGTTCTCGCGGCTTATGTTCTGTTCCTGCTGGGTTACCTGATCTCGCATCCGGGCATCTCGTACGCGGAGTGGCACGGTCTGTTCTCTCACAGCCTGATGAAGATCTTCAGCCTGTTGACGCTGGTTGCCCTGAGCGTGCACGCATGGGTCGGCATGTGGACCATCACTACCGACTACCTGACTCCGATGGCCCTCGGCAAAGCCGCGACCATCGTACGTTTCCTCGTCCAGGCAGTATGCGGCATGGCCATGTTCGCATTCTTCGTCTGGGGTGTGCAGATTCTCTGGGGTAACTGA